In a genomic window of Erigeron canadensis isolate Cc75 chromosome 5, C_canadensis_v1, whole genome shotgun sequence:
- the LOC122600761 gene encoding zinc finger HIT domain-containing protein 2 — protein sequence MANSIITSEPQSNSSHLNPPSRIICRVCQKQFSQYTCPRCNTRYCSLPCYKSHSLRCTESFMRDNVMGEMQHLESGDETKQKMLDILKRFHSEELEQDDGVDDDGLSDSGLSEETVQKIMSGVQISFEDLSTKEKKQFQRAVASGELSKLIEPWEPWWLKPAASAISLSAKGTQRVQPVTKQENDPLDHTHEVPPGPEIALPSVNKLTSSEPSPLLAIHLVDILYSYCFTLRLYNGDWESDPIGSASVILSISLVLGQGGQPETVSEAISYCLEQTCSPAFRHMGGSQFGLGVLDDVTSLLSLGGDALVCGICDLHRMMSVALREVKMEKTLDIKRREIKGKLKSGERKVYFLMCWVHEQPHEAWSSLAGLVMAEKNAAMEYIGNGTGGWRDNKKAERKGKVIIEEIS from the exons ATGGCGAATTCAATAATTACATCAGAACCTCAATCAAATTCATCTCATCTCAATCCACCTTCTCGTATTATCTGTCGTGT atGCCAGAAACAATTTTCACAATATACATGTCCCCGATGTAATACCCGTTATTGCTCCCTTCCATGTTACAAG TCGCATAGTCTTAGATGCACGGAATCGTTTATGAGAGATAATGTTATGGGGGAGATGCAACATTTGGAATCTGGTGATGAAACAAAGCAGAAAATGTTGGACATTTTAAAACGTTTTCATTCCGAGGAACTAGAACAGGATGATGGTGTGGACGATGATG GTTTGTCGGATTCGGGTTTATCAGAGGAGACTGTTCAAAAGATCATGTCGG GAGTTCAGATCAGCTTTGAAGATTTATCCactaaagaaaagaaacaatttCAAAGAGCCGTGGCATCTGGAGAGTTAAGTAAATTGATTGAACCATGGGAACCCTGGTGGTTAAAGCCTGCTGCTTCAGCAATATCTCTCAGCGCAAAAGGAACCCAACGTGTTCAACCCGTAACAAAACAAGAAAACGACCCATTGGACCATACCCACGAGGTTCCACCAGGTCCAGAAATCGCACTACCTTCTGTCAACAAGCTTACCTCAAGTGAACCATCCCCACTTTTAGCTATTCACCTTGTGGATATCTTGTATAGTTACTGTTTCACTCTTCGGTTATACAATGGAGATTGGGAATCAGACCCCATTGGTTCAGCCAGTGTGATTTTGAGTATATCGCTTGTTTTGGGTCAAGGTGGTCAGCCCGAGACAGTATCCGAAGCCATATCTTACTGTTTAGAACAAACATGCTCTCCTGCCTTTAGACACATGGGTGGGTCACAATTTGGGTTGGGGGTTCTTGATGATGTGACAAGTCTATTATCTCTCGGAGGTGATGCTTTGGTTTGTGGTATTTGTGATTTGCATAGGATGATGAGTGTGGCTTTGAGAGAAGTGAAGATGGAGAAGACACTTGATATCAAGAGAAGGGAAATTAAGGGGAAACTGAAGTCGGGTGAGAGGAAAGTTTACTTTTTGATGTGTTGGGTGCATGAACAGCCACATGAGGCTTGGTCATCATTGGCGGGGTTGGTGATGGCGGAGAAGAATGCAGCGATGGAATATATAGGCAATGGAACAGGTGGTTGGCGAGATAATAAGAAAGCAGAAAGGAAGGGGAAGGTTATTATTGAAGAGATCTCGTAA